The Flavobacterium sp. M31R6 nucleotide sequence ACTTATACATACTTATGCTCCATAATTTCCATTTTCATTTTGTTGATTTGTTGCAATCCTATTTTCTTGCCAACGGTTTTAATTAATGTCTCTCTCTTCAAACTCGAAATTACTCGGGTTACCTGTTCTTCGGTGGTGCCGGCAAAATCGGCGATTTCTTTTCGGGACAAATCAAGATTGATTAAATCATTGGTTTGACCAAATTTTCTATGGATATATAATAAGGTATCAATCACACGCTCTCTCACATTCATGTGGGCAATCTTCCTGATGTTATTCTCACTCTTATTCAATTCCTCGGCATAAAAAAGCATCATATCATAAGTGAATTCGGGAACATTTTTAAGAATGTCCAGCATCACTTCATTGTTGAAATTACACAAAACTGTATCCTCCAGCGCATAAGCCCCTATCAAATACCGATTGCTCGTCCCAAACCCCCTAAAACCAACCGTGTCTCCATTCGTGGTAAACCGAACAATTTGTTCCCTTCCGTTGATTCCTGTTTTTACCGTTTTCACCTTTCCTTTTTGCACAAAATAAAGCCCCTGAATGGGCGCGCCCTCTATAATGAACTGTTGTGTTTTTTTACAGGTAAAACTGTGTTTTTTTTCTATATAACTTTGCATGTTGGGCAAATGAATATGCTTTTTTATAAAACAATTTTCATTACTACAACTGTTGCAAATAGCTTGATTCTCTTTCATCTGTAGTTAATTATTGTTTGTTTTTTAAGTGTTTGAGACATCCAAAACCAATATTTTAATCATCTTTAGGGCGTGACCCCGATCAGCAAAACGGGCCAACTTTAAAGACCGCTTATTCGCCCGCTTTACTCATCGGGGTCGGGCTATCCGGGCTACTTCGGTAGCTTCCTTCTATCCCTCACGCGAACGGTCAACGAGACATTTAGCACAATGAACAAATCTTGGTTAAATGACAAAATCAGTAAAAATTATACTGTAACTATCTTTATTTGAAGTAAATGTATAGGTTTTTCGCAATAAATGGTAATTGACTCAAGCTGACAAGTCAGGTTATCAGCTCAAAAAAAGACTCTTTTTTTATGCATTTTTTATAAATGAAACCGAAAAAATGACGTCAATTATCATTTCATCTACTTAGAGTCGGTGCTTATTTAGATATTCGCAATTCTTTACAAATAAGTAAAAATACGTAGTTATACGCGATTTGTAGTTTTTTACTTAAACATTTTTAATTACTTTCATCATGAATATGTATGAATGGCAAAGTTTAATAGTTTAGAGGCTCCTAATTAACTTTAATAATTACCGATTTTAAACGATTGTTTTAAATAAATAGACTTTTTCCTATTTACATTGCTTATACGATTTTTGCTTACTATATTCGGCAAAAAAAATATAAACCCTTATTATGAAAAAAATTTTATTGTCATTACTTGCCGTAATTTCATTTGCATTCACAAACGCACAATCTCGAGAAAAAGGAACTGTTGAAATTACTCCAAAAATTGGATATTCAGGTTTTGGCGAAGACAATGAAGGGAAAAGTACAGATTCTAATTCAGGCGCAGAATTTGGCGTAACAACTGATTATTATTTTAATAATCGATGGAGTTTACGTTCTGGATTAGTTTTTGACAAAATGGGAGGTAAATATAAAATGCTTGTTGATTATATATATGATATTTATACGACTCCTAATCCATATATAAATTACGAAGATAAATTAAACTATTTAAGTATTCCATTAAATGCCAACTGGCACTTTGGAAGCACTAGAAAATGGAATTTAAATTTTGGATTTAGCCCGTCTTTCTTATTGAGCGCTAAAGTAAATAGTACTGAAATCCCGAAAAGTACTATCAATTCTTTTCAATTAGCTTTGACCTATGGAATAGGATATAAATTTGAAGTTACTGAAAAATTTGGGATTTTAATTGATACTCAATTCTTCAATGGCTTAACAAATATTAACAACGCATCTGATAACAAAATTTTTAATGCAGGATATAGCTTCAATGTAGGTGGAGTTATTCAATTATAAAAAAAATTAAGAAATGTATAAAAAATGGGGTTCAAATTAAATGAACCCCATTTTTTATACATTTAAATTACCATTGTTAACTGAATACGTTTTCTGTCCTCATCTACTTCCGTAACTTTTACCTGAACGTGTTGGTGTAATTTAACAACCTCATTCACATCGCTCACAAAACCGGCTTTGAGTTGTGAAATATGAACCAAGCCACTTTCTTTGATTCCGATATCAACAAAACAGCCAAAATTGGTAATGTTATTGACAATTCCAGGCAAAATCATACCGGTTCTAACATCTTTAATCGATTTTACATTCGGGTCGAATTCAAAAACAGTGGCCGCTTTTCTAGGATCTAATCCCGGTTTTTCCAACTCTTTTATAATGTCTTTTAAGGTCAAAACACCGATATCATGAGTAATGTAATTTTCAGGTGTAATTAAAGCTGTTTTTTCTTTATTGGCAATCAAATCATTTACTGTTATTTTCAAATCTTTGGCCATTTTTTCAACAATAGCATACGCTTCGGGATGTACAGCCGAATTGTCCAAAGGATTCTTCGCATTCGAAATTCGGATAAAAGCAACTCCTTGTTGGTACGCTTTGTCACCCAAACGAGGCACTTTTTTGAGTTGCTTTCTATCTGTAAAAGGGCCGTTTTCGGAACGGTAGGCTACAATGTTTTCGGCTAGCTTCTCTCCTATTCCACTCACGTAACCCAATAAATGCTTACTCGCCGTGTTGATGTTTATCCCCACCGAGTTCACGCAACGAATTACCGTATTATCCAGTTCTTCTTTAAGTTTGTTTTGGTCTACGTCATGTTGGTATTGCCCAACTCCAATTGCTTTTGGATCAATTTTTACCAATTCAGCCAACGGATCCGATAATCGTCTCCCAATAGAAACCGAACCACGAACCGTAACATCATAATTAGGGAACTCTTCTCTCGCAATCTTCGAAGCCGAATAGACTGAAGCCCCAGCCTCCGATACGATGAATACCTGAACTGGTTTGTCAAATGCAATTTTCTTGATAAAGAATTCAGTTTCTCTCGAAGCCGTTCCATTTCCTATCGATATAGCATCAATATTATAGGCGTTGACCATCGAACGGATTTTTTTCATGGCCATGGCTTCCTCCTTTTGCGGAGCATGCGGATAAATGGTTTCGTTATACAACAAATCTCCTTTCTCATCCAAACATACCACTTTACATCCCGAACGAAATCCTGGGTCAATTGCCAAAATTCGTTTTTCACCCAATGGTGGCGCCAATAATAACTGCCCTAAATTATTCGCAAATACCTGAATCGAATTTGCATCGGCTTTAGCCTTAGCTTCTTGTAGCGTTTCATTCGAAATGGCAGGATTCAACAAACGTTTATAACTGTCCTCTATCGCCAATTGAATGTGTGGCGTCGTACTGTTATCTCCTTTTATGATAAGTTCGTCAATAATATCGTAAGCATCGTCTAACTCTACATCAACTTTGAACTTGATAAAACCTTCATTTTCGGCTCTCATAATAGCCAATAAACGATGTGAAGGTGCTTTGGTCAACGGCTCGGACCAATCAAAATACTGATTGAATTTCTGGGCACCTTCCTCCTCTTTTTTGGACTTAACAACCTTTGTTGTGATTGTCGCTTTACGCTCAAACAATCGTCTGAGTTGCTTTCTAACGTAGATATTCTCATTAATCCATTCGGCAATAATATCTCTTGCTCCTTGCAATGCCGATTCTTCATTAATCACATTTTCATTCAGATATTGTGTCGCCACGAAATCAACATCATCTTTGCTTTGCGCCATAATAATTTTGGCCAAAGGTTCCAATCCATTCTCTCTTGCTACATCGGCTTTGGTTCTTTTTTTCTTTTTATAGGGCAGATAAAAATCTTCCAATTCCTGTAAATCGAAACTTTGTTGGATTTTTTTATCCAATTCTGGTGTCAAAGCATTCTGTTCCTGAATGGATTTTAAAATCGCTTCTTTGCGTTTTACAATCGTTTCATATTCTTTTTGAAATTTGGCAATTTGTTCAATAAAGACTTCATCTAAGTTTCCAGTTTTGTCTTTTCGATATCTCGAAATAAACGGAATCGTGCAGTCTTCCTGTAATAATTGAACTGTGTTTTGAATATTGATTGTTGCTGTGGCAACGTACTTTGATATAAATTGTAAGTTGGTCATTGTAAATTTCTGTTTAAAAAGGAATCTTTTTCTTTGAAAAAAAGAGATGCTAAAATACTATCTTTAAATTTTAATTGAACTCCAATTATGATTTTATTATATACTTTTTTAACCGTTAATTTAATCGCTTTTGTATTAATGGGCTACGACAAACAATTAGCCATTAAAAACAAAAATAGAATATCCGAACAAACACTTTTGTTTTTGGTGGTTCTTGGCGGAACAATTGGATCATCCCTTGCGATGTCGATTTTTCGGCACAAGACAGCAAAAACAAACTATTTGTTGAAATTTTTTGGAATCGTTTCTTTTCAGATTATAATCATTATCACTTTGTTTTATTTGGATCTAATACCATTATAAAACAAAAAAAGCCCAGTTTTTAACTGAGCTTATACAAATATTTGGTGCGAAGCACCTCGCGATTTTTTTTATTGACAAGCGATTTTATTCACTCTGTTTTGATGTCTTCCTCCTTCAAATTCAGTAGCCAAGAAAGTTTCAACAATTTCTACAGCCTGTGGAATAGAAGTAAATCGTGCCGGAATACTAACAATATTGGCATCATTATGTAATCTTGTCAAAACTGCAATTTCCTTAGTCCAACATAAACCTGCACGAATTTTAGCATGTTTATTAACAGTCATGGC carries:
- a CDS encoding Crp/Fnr family transcriptional regulator, which encodes MKENQAICNSCSNENCFIKKHIHLPNMQSYIEKKHSFTCKKTQQFIIEGAPIQGLYFVQKGKVKTVKTGINGREQIVRFTTNGDTVGFRGFGTSNRYLIGAYALEDTVLCNFNNEVMLDILKNVPEFTYDMMLFYAEELNKSENNIRKIAHMNVRERVIDTLLYIHRKFGQTNDLINLDLSRKEIADFAGTTEEQVTRVISSLKRETLIKTVGKKIGLQQINKMKMEIMEHKYV
- a CDS encoding porin family protein, yielding MKKILLSLLAVISFAFTNAQSREKGTVEITPKIGYSGFGEDNEGKSTDSNSGAEFGVTTDYYFNNRWSLRSGLVFDKMGGKYKMLVDYIYDIYTTPNPYINYEDKLNYLSIPLNANWHFGSTRKWNLNFGFSPSFLLSAKVNSTEIPKSTINSFQLALTYGIGYKFEVTEKFGILIDTQFFNGLTNINNASDNKIFNAGYSFNVGGVIQL
- a CDS encoding Tex family protein, which translates into the protein MTNLQFISKYVATATINIQNTVQLLQEDCTIPFISRYRKDKTGNLDEVFIEQIAKFQKEYETIVKRKEAILKSIQEQNALTPELDKKIQQSFDLQELEDFYLPYKKKKRTKADVARENGLEPLAKIIMAQSKDDVDFVATQYLNENVINEESALQGARDIIAEWINENIYVRKQLRRLFERKATITTKVVKSKKEEEGAQKFNQYFDWSEPLTKAPSHRLLAIMRAENEGFIKFKVDVELDDAYDIIDELIIKGDNSTTPHIQLAIEDSYKRLLNPAISNETLQEAKAKADANSIQVFANNLGQLLLAPPLGEKRILAIDPGFRSGCKVVCLDEKGDLLYNETIYPHAPQKEEAMAMKKIRSMVNAYNIDAISIGNGTASRETEFFIKKIAFDKPVQVFIVSEAGASVYSASKIAREEFPNYDVTVRGSVSIGRRLSDPLAELVKIDPKAIGVGQYQHDVDQNKLKEELDNTVIRCVNSVGININTASKHLLGYVSGIGEKLAENIVAYRSENGPFTDRKQLKKVPRLGDKAYQQGVAFIRISNAKNPLDNSAVHPEAYAIVEKMAKDLKITVNDLIANKEKTALITPENYITHDIGVLTLKDIIKELEKPGLDPRKAATVFEFDPNVKSIKDVRTGMILPGIVNNITNFGCFVDIGIKESGLVHISQLKAGFVSDVNEVVKLHQHVQVKVTEVDEDRKRIQLTMVI
- a CDS encoding DUF1294 domain-containing protein, whose amino-acid sequence is MILLYTFLTVNLIAFVLMGYDKQLAIKNKNRISEQTLLFLVVLGGTIGSSLAMSIFRHKTAKTNYLLKFFGIVSFQIIIIITLFYLDLIPL
- the rpiB gene encoding ribose 5-phosphate isomerase B — encoded protein: MKISIGNDHAGPDYKKAIVAMLQAKGYEVTNYGTDTEASVDYPDFAHPVAEDVSEGRADFGIVICGSGNGIAMTVNKHAKIRAGLCWTKEIAVLTRLHNDANIVSIPARFTSIPQAVEIVETFLATEFEGGRHQNRVNKIACQ